The following is a genomic window from Methanobacteriaceae archaeon.
ATTTCGCATCTTACTAAACATTATTGATGACATATGTCTTCAAATCAATATAGGATTAATGCTCTTTCTGAGAACACATCACCTTTAAAACTAATATTAATCCCTAGATATCAATTAAATTATCACATGAAACAAGATAGTATGTTTCCTGACGTATAAATGGGTTAAAATAATTAAGACATGTTTTCAATGAATGGGGTCTTTGATTGGGTAAAAACGACTAAAATTTATCAGATATTCTCTAGAAATTAAAAAAATAACTGAAAGTTATTAGGGGGGGTTAGAGCTATATATCCAAACATTCTATCACTATTTTTGTCTTTATTTGTGAAAGAACCAAAATAAACCAGTTATGAAATATTAATGAACAGTTCCACAACCATTAACTTTGCATTACTAATAAAAGAAAAAGATTTAAGTAGAATTCTACTCAGAAGCTGCTGGTGGATTGAAAACTCTTTTTGCTAATTCCTGGTCTAGCATGTAAAGTCCGCTGCTGGATTCTCCTGCTAGTTTTACTTTTTGAAGAACTCCACTGGAAGATTCTTCCTCTTCCACTTGTTCAGCTACAAACCATTGTAAGAAATTGTTGGTGGCGTGGTCAGAAAGCTCCATGGCCAGATCAACCAGTTCATTTATGAGACCAGTTACCATCTGTTCGTGCTGGTAAACATGTTCAAAAGCTGCCAGTGGAGAATCCCACTCACTTTGAGGTTTCTCAATTTC
Proteins encoded in this region:
- a CDS encoding ferritin translates to MLDEKMQEALNYQLNRELYSGYLYLAMGAYFEDQDLPGFGNWMRVQAQEELSHAMKFYDYLVQRGSRVILAEIEKPQSEWDSPLAAFEHVYQHEQMVTGLINELVDLAMELSDHATNNFLQWFVAEQVEEEESSSGVLQKVKLAGESSSGLYMLDQELAKRVFNPPAASE